A region from the Tsuneonella mangrovi genome encodes:
- a CDS encoding class I SAM-dependent methyltransferase produces MASYLSNSKARRFYDLVGRIEDTQAFYEDPALDILVARGHFENATSMFEFGCGTGRLAERLLSGPLPPDAGYTACDISPKMVSLARARIAKFGNRASAFEASGDAERDFGEGHVDRVVTAYVLDLLSPADISAFLSAAAKHMLPGGLLCAASIAPGETLPSSVIMGVWARLHGLAPILTGGCRPIALRDLIGAAGWNIIDAQKVAAWGVTSQVVIASPPLP; encoded by the coding sequence ATGGCCAGCTATCTCTCAAACTCCAAGGCGCGCAGGTTCTACGATCTCGTCGGGCGGATCGAGGATACGCAGGCGTTCTACGAGGACCCGGCGCTCGATATCCTTGTCGCTCGCGGTCACTTCGAAAACGCCACGTCGATGTTCGAATTTGGCTGCGGCACGGGTCGTCTGGCCGAGCGTTTGCTGTCGGGCCCGTTACCGCCCGACGCGGGCTATACCGCGTGCGACATCAGCCCGAAGATGGTCAGCCTTGCACGAGCCCGGATCGCGAAATTCGGCAACCGCGCAAGCGCCTTCGAGGCGAGTGGCGATGCGGAGCGGGATTTCGGGGAAGGTCATGTCGATCGGGTGGTCACAGCCTACGTGCTCGACCTCCTTTCGCCTGCAGACATCTCGGCTTTCCTGTCGGCCGCTGCGAAACATATGCTCCCGGGCGGTCTCCTCTGCGCCGCAAGCATCGCACCGGGCGAAACGCTTCCCTCGAGCGTGATCATGGGTGTGTGGGCGAGGTTGCACGGCCTCGCCCCGATCCTCACCGGCGGATGTCGGCCGATCGCACTCAGAGACCTGATCGGTGCGGCCGGATGGAATATCATCGACGCACAGAAGGTCGCGGCATGGGGCGTGACGTCGCAGGTCGTGATCGCTTCTCCCCCCTTGCCCTGA
- a CDS encoding branched-chain amino acid aminotransferase: protein MDFTHLPHPSPTPADAREKAIADPGFGTVFTDHMVLIEYEEGRGWHSASVGPREPITLDPAASVLHYAQEIFEGMKAYKHPDGSLALFRPEANARRFNASADRMAMPHLPEDVFVQSVQELVRKDADWFPAVEGGSLYLRPFMFASEAFLGVRPAKKYKYLVIASPVGNYFKSGVPAVSIWVSRDYVRAAPGGTGAAKTGGNYAASLVPQAEAIAKGHDQVVFLDAVERKWIEELGGMNLFFVMDDGSVITPPLGGTILPGITRDSLIQLLTEQGLKVREERYSIDQWRADAESGKLVETMACGTAAVVTPVGRVEGPEGAFTIGSGGPGQLTQAVREKLVGIQRGTMADTHGWVTAV from the coding sequence ATGGATTTCACGCATCTCCCCCACCCCTCGCCTACCCCTGCAGACGCGCGGGAAAAGGCGATTGCCGACCCCGGTTTCGGCACGGTGTTCACCGACCACATGGTCCTGATCGAATACGAGGAAGGCCGTGGGTGGCACAGCGCCAGCGTGGGCCCGCGCGAGCCGATCACACTCGATCCGGCCGCCAGTGTCCTCCACTACGCGCAGGAAATCTTCGAAGGGATGAAGGCCTACAAGCACCCAGACGGGAGCCTGGCGCTGTTCCGCCCCGAAGCCAACGCGCGGCGCTTCAATGCCTCGGCCGACCGTATGGCGATGCCGCACCTGCCAGAGGACGTATTCGTCCAGTCGGTGCAGGAACTGGTGCGCAAGGATGCCGACTGGTTCCCCGCGGTCGAAGGCGGCTCGCTCTACCTACGGCCATTCATGTTTGCCTCGGAAGCGTTTCTCGGCGTGCGTCCGGCGAAGAAGTACAAGTACCTCGTGATCGCCAGCCCGGTGGGCAACTACTTCAAATCTGGCGTCCCGGCAGTGAGCATCTGGGTCAGCCGCGATTATGTCCGCGCGGCACCGGGCGGCACCGGTGCTGCCAAGACCGGCGGCAACTACGCCGCCAGCCTCGTTCCGCAGGCCGAAGCGATCGCCAAGGGGCACGACCAGGTCGTGTTTCTCGACGCGGTCGAGCGCAAGTGGATCGAGGAGCTGGGCGGCATGAACCTGTTCTTCGTGATGGACGACGGCAGCGTGATCACTCCTCCGCTCGGCGGCACGATCCTTCCGGGCATAACCCGCGACAGCCTGATCCAGTTGCTGACCGAGCAAGGCCTGAAAGTCCGCGAAGAACGCTACTCGATCGACCAGTGGCGGGCCGACGCCGAAAGCGGCAAGCTTGTGGAAACGATGGCCTGCGGCACCGCCGCGGTGGTGACCCCGGTAGGCCGGGTCGAAGGACCCGAAGGCGCATTCACGATCGGCTCCGGCGGTCCTGGCCAGCTGACGCAGGCGGTGCGCGAAAAGCTCGTCGGCATCCAGCGCGGAACAATGGCGGATACCCACGGCTGGGTCACCGCCGTTTGA